From the Bombus pascuorum chromosome 7, iyBomPasc1.1, whole genome shotgun sequence genome, one window contains:
- the LOC132909209 gene encoding calcium load-activated calcium channel isoform X2, translating to MWADTILIVFISICTALLGEGLTWLMVYRTEKYQKLKAEVEKQSKRLEKRKEAHGDSLDKQQKKKIEREEERLKNNNRDLSLVKMKSMFAIGFAFTALLRDDYTECSFIFLYILCTMSIRQNIQKMLGFAPSRTASKQSGSIFGPPPQQFK from the exons atgTGGGCTGATACTATTTTAATCGTATTTATTAGTATTTGTACAGCTTTATTAGGAGAAG GTTTAACATGGTTGATGGTTTATAGAACagaaaaataccaaaaattaAAAGCTGAAGTAGAAAAACAAAGTAAAAGAC tggaaaaaagaaaagaagcacACGGAGATTCATTagataaacaacaaaaaaagaagattgaacgggaagaagaaagattaaaaaacaatAACAGGGATTTGTCTcttgtaaaaatgaaatcaatGTTTGCAATTGGATTTGCATTCACAGCTCTCCTTA GAGATGACTATACAGAatgttcatttatttttttatatatactgtGTACGATGAGTATTAGACAG aatattcaaaaaatgCTTGGATTTGCACCCTCTAGAACTGCAAGTAAACAGAGTGGAAGTATTTTTGGTCCACCACCTCAacaatttaaatga
- the LOC132909186 gene encoding major facilitator superfamily domain-containing protein 8 isoform X2 translates to MEWCRKLLHKRNIIPVDDELETVDERKERWRSIYAIYFTMFLMSLGFSIILTGVWPYLDKLDKDAGKEFMGYVVAANPLGQMLFSPLVGWWGDRRGSIRLPLLSTLALFTFASGLYSVLEIVPANIAVARSYLSAATKFVERTHAVSMVSLAQVLGFVVGPGLQAAVTPLGEKGVYFINVPINMYTMTGWINVIMGILNFALFLPWNFTEHRIAIREAMRNEGKQTEEETLKSIKPDILAAVTLICAFFVLVFNFVLLETLGTSLTMDQFAWSKTESLYYMGLLMSIGAIMSCITFVMIEPLCKRFNERKVMLWGGFLFMVIGRILYIPWGPDPPKIADYGPFNNITKDADGIDIVGCPHTQEWCTYTPQLTVTQFFIGYGFTTIGYPLGVTLIQTIFSKVLGPRPQGVWMGFMTGAGCASRVLGPIFVSVIYTRFGTYHTFSVTGLTLIVCMIWLQIVNKRLVPPKVTIPPKDAEIPLVHFKSNDAQGSNDSHKNNKSEECDKV, encoded by the exons ATGGAGTGGTGTAGGAAATTACTTCACAAAag aaatattattcctGTGGATGATGAGTTAGAAACTGttgatgaaagaaaagaacgatgGAGAAGCATCtatgcaatttattttaccATGTTTCTTATGTCGCTTGGATTCAGTATTATACTCACAGGAGTATGGCCATATCTTGATAAA TTGGATAAAGATGCTGGTAAAGAGTTCATGGGATATGTAGTTGCAGCAAATCCTTTGGGACAAATGTTATTCTCTCCTTTAGTAGGATGGTGGGGAGATAGAAGGGGATCTATAAGACTTCCACTTTTATCAACATTAGCTCTATTTACATTTGCATCAGGATTATACAGTGTTCTTGAGATTGTACCAG CTAATATCGCAGTAGCTCGATCTTATCTTTCAGCAGCTACAAAATTTGTAGAAAGAACACACGCTGTTTCAATGGTGTCTCTGGCTCAG GTGTTAGGATTTGTAGTAGGTCCTGGTTTGCAAGCTGCAGTTACACCTCTTGGAGAGAAGggcgtatattttataaatgtaccTATTAATATGTATACTATGACTGGTtggataaatgttataatggGAATCCTTAATTTTGCTTTATTCCTTCCATGGAATTTCACAGAACATCGAATTGCTATTCGCGAAGCAATGAGAAATGAAGGAAAACAAACTg AAGAAGAAACTCTGAAGTCTATAAAACCAGACATTCTGGCAGCAGTGACATTGATATGTgctttttttgttttagtatttaattttgtccTCCTTGAAAC aCTTGGTACTTCTTTAACTATGGATCAATTTGCATGGTCGAAAACGGAATCTCTATATTATATGGGTTTACTAATGAGTATTGGGGCTATTATGTCATGTATCACATTTGTTATGATCGAACCTTTATGCAAAAG atttaatGAACGTAAAGTAATGTTATGGGGTGGATTTTTGTTTATGGTAATaggaagaattttatatattccatGGGGGCCAGACCCTCCGAAAATTGCAGATTACGGAC catttaaCAACATTACAAAAGATGCCGATGGTATAGACATCGTAGGATGTCCACATACTCAAGAATGGTGTACCTATACACCACAACTTACTGTCACACAGTTTTTCATTGGGTATGGATTCACTACTATAGGATATCCATTAGGTGTCACTTTAATACAAACTATCTTCAGTAAAGTATTGGGACCTCGTCCTCAAGGAGTTTGGATGGGATTTATGACAGGTGCTGGATGTGCTTCTCGTGTGTTAGGTCCAATATTTGTTAGTGTAATTTATACTCGTTTTGGAACATATCATACGTTTAGTGTTACTGGTTTAACATTGATAGTATGTATGATATGGTTACAAATTGTAAACAAACGGTTGGTTCCGCCAAAAGTAACAATTCCACCAAAAGACGCGGAAATTCCATTAGTTCACTTCAAATCTAATGATGCTCAAGGATCAAATGATTcacataaaaataacaaaagtgAGGAATGTGATAAAGTGTAG
- the LOC132909209 gene encoding calcium load-activated calcium channel isoform X1: MWADTILIVFISICTALLGEGLTWLMVYRTEKYQKLKAEVEKQSKRLEKRKEAHGDSLDKQQKKKIEREEERLKNNNRDLSLVKMKSMFAIGFAFTALLSMFNSIFDGRVVARLPFVPISWIQGLSHRNLPGDDYTECSFIFLYILCTMSIRQNIQKMLGFAPSRTASKQSGSIFGPPPQQFK; the protein is encoded by the exons atgTGGGCTGATACTATTTTAATCGTATTTATTAGTATTTGTACAGCTTTATTAGGAGAAG GTTTAACATGGTTGATGGTTTATAGAACagaaaaataccaaaaattaAAAGCTGAAGTAGAAAAACAAAGTAAAAGAC tggaaaaaagaaaagaagcacACGGAGATTCATTagataaacaacaaaaaaagaagattgaacgggaagaagaaagattaaaaaacaatAACAGGGATTTGTCTcttgtaaaaatgaaatcaatGTTTGCAATTGGATTTGCATTCACAGCTCTCCTTAGTATGTTTAACAGCATTTTTGATGGCAGAGTTGTGGCAAGGTTGCCTTTTGTACCCATTAGTTGGATACAAGGTTTATCACATAGGAACCTTCCAGGAGATGACTATACAGAatgttcatttatttttttatatatactgtGTACGATGAGTATTAGACAG aatattcaaaaaatgCTTGGATTTGCACCCTCTAGAACTGCAAGTAAACAGAGTGGAAGTATTTTTGGTCCACCACCTCAacaatttaaatga
- the LOC132909186 gene encoding major facilitator superfamily domain-containing protein 8 isoform X1, translated as MEWCRKLLHKRNIIPVDDELETVDERKERWRSIYAIYFTMFLMSLGFSIILTGVWPYLDKLDKDAGKEFMGYVVAANPLGQMLFSPLVGWWGDRRGSIRLPLLSTLALFTFASGLYSVLEIVPGDQKMYMIAARFLVGVSSANIAVARSYLSAATKFVERTHAVSMVSLAQVLGFVVGPGLQAAVTPLGEKGVYFINVPINMYTMTGWINVIMGILNFALFLPWNFTEHRIAIREAMRNEGKQTEEETLKSIKPDILAAVTLICAFFVLVFNFVLLETLGTSLTMDQFAWSKTESLYYMGLLMSIGAIMSCITFVMIEPLCKRFNERKVMLWGGFLFMVIGRILYIPWGPDPPKIADYGPFNNITKDADGIDIVGCPHTQEWCTYTPQLTVTQFFIGYGFTTIGYPLGVTLIQTIFSKVLGPRPQGVWMGFMTGAGCASRVLGPIFVSVIYTRFGTYHTFSVTGLTLIVCMIWLQIVNKRLVPPKVTIPPKDAEIPLVHFKSNDAQGSNDSHKNNKSEECDKV; from the exons ATGGAGTGGTGTAGGAAATTACTTCACAAAag aaatattattcctGTGGATGATGAGTTAGAAACTGttgatgaaagaaaagaacgatgGAGAAGCATCtatgcaatttattttaccATGTTTCTTATGTCGCTTGGATTCAGTATTATACTCACAGGAGTATGGCCATATCTTGATAAA TTGGATAAAGATGCTGGTAAAGAGTTCATGGGATATGTAGTTGCAGCAAATCCTTTGGGACAAATGTTATTCTCTCCTTTAGTAGGATGGTGGGGAGATAGAAGGGGATCTATAAGACTTCCACTTTTATCAACATTAGCTCTATTTACATTTGCATCAGGATTATACAGTGTTCTTGAGATTGTACCAGGTGATCAAAAAATGTACATGATAGCTGCTAGATTCTTGGTTGGAGTTAGCTCTG CTAATATCGCAGTAGCTCGATCTTATCTTTCAGCAGCTACAAAATTTGTAGAAAGAACACACGCTGTTTCAATGGTGTCTCTGGCTCAG GTGTTAGGATTTGTAGTAGGTCCTGGTTTGCAAGCTGCAGTTACACCTCTTGGAGAGAAGggcgtatattttataaatgtaccTATTAATATGTATACTATGACTGGTtggataaatgttataatggGAATCCTTAATTTTGCTTTATTCCTTCCATGGAATTTCACAGAACATCGAATTGCTATTCGCGAAGCAATGAGAAATGAAGGAAAACAAACTg AAGAAGAAACTCTGAAGTCTATAAAACCAGACATTCTGGCAGCAGTGACATTGATATGTgctttttttgttttagtatttaattttgtccTCCTTGAAAC aCTTGGTACTTCTTTAACTATGGATCAATTTGCATGGTCGAAAACGGAATCTCTATATTATATGGGTTTACTAATGAGTATTGGGGCTATTATGTCATGTATCACATTTGTTATGATCGAACCTTTATGCAAAAG atttaatGAACGTAAAGTAATGTTATGGGGTGGATTTTTGTTTATGGTAATaggaagaattttatatattccatGGGGGCCAGACCCTCCGAAAATTGCAGATTACGGAC catttaaCAACATTACAAAAGATGCCGATGGTATAGACATCGTAGGATGTCCACATACTCAAGAATGGTGTACCTATACACCACAACTTACTGTCACACAGTTTTTCATTGGGTATGGATTCACTACTATAGGATATCCATTAGGTGTCACTTTAATACAAACTATCTTCAGTAAAGTATTGGGACCTCGTCCTCAAGGAGTTTGGATGGGATTTATGACAGGTGCTGGATGTGCTTCTCGTGTGTTAGGTCCAATATTTGTTAGTGTAATTTATACTCGTTTTGGAACATATCATACGTTTAGTGTTACTGGTTTAACATTGATAGTATGTATGATATGGTTACAAATTGTAAACAAACGGTTGGTTCCGCCAAAAGTAACAATTCCACCAAAAGACGCGGAAATTCCATTAGTTCACTTCAAATCTAATGATGCTCAAGGATCAAATGATTcacataaaaataacaaaagtgAGGAATGTGATAAAGTGTAG
- the LOC132909169 gene encoding DNA (cytosine-5)-methyltransferase PliMCI-like: protein MISAIIPKAESYEVEKQIQDENDGGEIPLNSRIIEENKGTVTDAMILQENSNDRKRLRSGKYINIDPTSDLNKINADVIKHPSPQQRSQSKKTVKRKSDGSEEVEAKSPMLIQKEEIICDNNTDLVVKQKQSDSSDEPENILKKIKTENNDTTNIEESKILPQKPVNVYQKCDYCCQKLTSIDIKIYPGHPNGAVEEMIALTDPRLSLFTGEEAMVHESDQRPQNKLTHFCVYDKNGHLCSFDTGLIEKNVVLYFSGYMKPIYEENSCPEGGVPTKDMGPINEWWVSGFDGGELALVGFTTAFAEYILMEPAEAYAPFMDSVKEKIYMSKIVIEFLLDEINPTYEDLLNKLQTIVPPKGLARFTEDSLLRYAQFICDQVISFDASARPEDPLLITSPCMRALVTLAGVTLNKRIALRRTQSRDPKNKKVTWTKATTTKLVNNMFETFFSDQIATNNDKEVLGPKRHRCGVCETCQQPDCGICTACKDMIKFGGSGRSKQACNRRRCPNMAIQEADDSDQEDDDFNDTLVENVKITQKMILKEFKHVEKEITWVGEPIIDDGRRTFYNSVIVVDEEIKGNDCVLIESNDPTVPLQIAKVIYMWEDKNGAKLCHANWFRRGSDTVLGETSDPLELFLLDECDNVPFTSVKSKATVIYKTRPKNWNELGNVLPEDEIQNKDGKTFFYQKKYTPETARFEDCASDPECPRKEISHRFCPACVRFTTLQCYYTPKVFNREEEKSSKEVTYSMVKYKGEEFRVGSTVFLMPTAIKYKFTSTYHISPKIKKGKVDEDMYPEYYRKSSDHVKGSNYDTPEPFHIGYINSIYATTNNKLVASSDIWIKINKLYRPENTHKGLTLMQQVDLNMVYWTEEVCDVKFSDVAGKCYLTYSENLDQSVEEWTAAGPNRFYFSQAYNALEKTFVDPPYYAMNIGKSVIGKGKGKAKCKSKKLENSDKKIVDKPIDYCKVIRKLKTLDVFAGCGGLSEGLRQAGIVDNQWAIERDEPAACAYRLNNPNTTVFCEDCNVLLSKVMKGDLCDNNGQRLPQKGEVELLCGGPPCQGFSGMNRFNSRQYSLFKNSLVVSCLSYCDYYRPKFFIMENVRNFVSFKRSMVLKLTLRCLVRMGYQCTFGILQAGNYGIPQTRRRLIILAAAPGEVLPKYPDPTHVFSKRACQLSVIVDNKKYSSNCDWIESAPYRTISVRDAMSDLPNIRNGWNTEEMAYSDEPISHFQRKVRPKEPDAILRDHICKDMAPLVEARIAHIPTASGSDWRDLPNIAVRLSDGTYSKKLEYLYHDKKAGKSSTGAHRGVCSCCAGKMCDPIARQYNTLIPWCLPHTGRRHNHWAGLYGRLEWDGYFGTTITNPEPMGKQGRVLHPEQTRVVSVRECARSQGFPDSFRFYGNILDKHRQIGNAVPPPLGAALGFEIRKCLGNDDVNHIEKKMEDFQD, encoded by the exons atgatATCCGCTATTATACCAAAGGCAGAAAGTTACGAGGTGGAGAAACAAATACAGGATGAAAATGATGGGGGAGAAATACCCTTAAATAGTCgaattatcgaagaaaataagGGCACag tGACTGACGCTATGATACTTCAAGAAAATAGTAACGATAGGAAAAGACTACGTAGTGGGaagtatattaatatagatCCCACATctgatttgaataaaattaatgcaGATGTGATTAAACATCCATCACCACAACAAAGGTCCCAGTCAAAAAAAACTGTTAAAAGGAAAAGTGATGGAAGTGAAGAGGTAGAAGCAAAATCTCCTATGTTaatacaaaaagaagaaataatatgtGATAATAACACTGATTTGGTAGTAAAGCAAAAACAATCAGATTCAAGTGATGAACCTGAGAATATcctaaagaaaattaaaactgAGAATAACGATACAACGAATATAGAAGAATCAAAAATATTGCCCCAGAAACCTGTCAATGTATATCAAAAATGTGATTATTGTTGTCAAAAGTTAACAAgcatagatataaaaatatatccagGGCATCCTAATGGTGCAGTAGAAGAAATGATTGCATTAACAGATCCTAGATTATCTTTATTCACAGGAGAAGAAGCTATGGTTCATGAAAGTGACCAAAGGCCACAAAATAAATTGACTCACTTCTG tgTATATGATAAGAATGGTCATTTGTGTTCTTTTGATACTGGTCTAATTGAAAAGAATGTGGtgctttatttttctggttATATGAAACCTATTTATGAAGAAAACTCATGTCCAGAAGGAGGTGTGCCTACAAAAGACATGGGACCAATAAATGAATGGTGGGTGTCAGGATTTGATGGTGGTGAATTGGCACTTGTGGGATTCACCACAGCATTTGCAGAATATATACTGATGGAACCTGCTGAAGCATATGCACCATTTATGGAttctgtaaaagaaaaaatttacatGAGCAAAATAGTTATAGAGTTTTTATTAGATGAAATCAATCCTACATatgaagatttattaaataaactgcag aCGATAGTTCCACCAAAAGGATTGGCTAGATTTACAGAAGATTCTTTGTTACGGTATGCACAATTCATTTGTGATCAAGTTATTTCTTTTGATGCATCAGCAAGACCAGAAGATcctttattaattacaagcCCGTGTATGCGTGCGTTAGTAACGCTTGCTGGTGTAACATTAAATAAGAGGATTGCGCTACGTAGAACGCAGTCTAGAGatccaaaaaataaaaaagtcaCGTGGACAAAAGCTACAACTACAAAATTAGTCAATAATatgtttgaaacatttttctctgATCAAATAGCTACAAATAATGACAAAGAAGTATTG ggACCTAAAAGACATAGGTGTGGGGTATGTGAAACTTGCCAACAGCCAGATTGTGGAATTTGTACAGCTTGCAAAGATATGATTAAATTTGGTGGATCTGGAAGAAGTAAGCAAGCTTGCAACAGAAGAAGATGTCCCAATATGGCTATACAg gAAGCAGATGATTCAGATCAAGAAGACGACGATTTTAATGATACATTAGTAGAAAATGTAAAGATTACTCAAAAAAtgattttgaaagaatttaaacacgtagagaaagaaattacatgGGTGGGAGAGCCAATCATAGACGATGGACGAAGAACATTTTATAACTCTGTCATAGTTGTtgatgaagaaataaaaggaaatgaTTGTGTTTTAATTGAATCAAACGATCCTACTGTACCATTACAAATAGCTAAAGTCATTTATATGTGGGAAGATAAAAATGGTGCAAAACTGTGTCATGCTAACTGGTTTAGAAGAGGTAGTGACACTGTACTTGGTGAAACATCAGATCCTTTAGAATTGTTTTTACTTGATGAATGTGACAATGTTCCATTCACTTCAGTTAAATCCAAAGCTACTGTCATTTATAAAACCCGCCCAAAAAATTGGAATGAATTag GAAATGTATTGCCGGAagatgaaatacaaaataaagatGGGAAGACattcttttatcaaaaaaaaTATACTCCAGAAACAGCTCGTTTTGAGGATTGTGCTTCAGATCCCGAATGCCCACGGAAAGAAATCAGCCATCGTTTTTGTCCTGCCTGTGTGCGTTTTACTACATTGCAATGTTATTACACACCAAAAGTCTTTaatagagaagaagaaaagagcagCAAGGAAGTGACATACAGTATGGTAAAATATAAGGGCGAAGAATTTAGAGTTGGTTCTACTGTATTTTTAATGCCAACggctataaagtataaatttacatcGACGTATCATATTTCtcccaaaataaaaaaagggaaagtaGATGAAGATATGTATCCTGAATATTATCGCAAATCATCAGACCATGTGAAAGGATCTAATTATGATACACCAGAACCATTTCATATTGGATACATAAATTCAATCTATGCAACcactaataataaattagttgCATCATCTGATATatggattaaaataaataagttgTATCGACCAGAAAACACACACAAAGGACTCACATTAATGCAACAAGTTGATCTCAATATGGTATATTGGACCGAAGAAg TTTGTGATGTTAAATTTTCGGATGTAGCCGGAAAATGTTATCTGACGTATTCAGAAAATTTAGATCAGTCTGTAGAAGAATGGACTGCTGCTGGTCcaaatcgtttttatttttctcaagcATATAACGCCTTAGAAAAGACGTTTGTTGATCCACCATACTATGCTATGAATATTGGAAAATCTGTGATTGGGAAAGGGAAAGGAAAAGCAAAgtgcaaaagtaaaaaattagagaatagTGATAAGAAAATAGTTGATAAACCTATAGATTATTGTAAGGTAATAAGAAAGTTAAAGACGTTAGATGTTTTTGCTGGCTGTGGTG GATTATCTGAAGGATTACGACAAGCTGGTATTGTTGATAACCAATGGGCAATTGAAAGAGATGAACCAGCTGCATGTGCATATCGACTCAATAATCCTAATACAACAGTATTTTGTGAAGATTGCAATGTACTTTTATCGAAAGttatgaaa GGTGACCTTTGCGATAATAATGGACAACGTTTACCTCAGAAAGGGGAAGTAGAATTATTATGTGGTGGTCCACCTTGCCAAGGTTTTAGTGGCATGAATCGTTTTAATTCACGGCAATATTCGTTATTCAAAAATTCTTTAGTTGTATCGTGTTTGTCTTATTGTGATTACTATAGACCAAAATTCTTTATTATGGAAAATGTTAGGAactttgtatcttttaaaAGAAGTATGGTACTCAAATTAACGTTAAGGTGCCTTGTACGAATGGGTTACCAATGTACATTTGGTATTCTGCAAGCTGGAAACTACGGTATTCCGCAAACAAGAAGaag attaataatattagctGCTGCACCTGGAGAAGTACTTCCAAAATACCCTGATCCAACCCATGTATTTAGCAAACGGGCTTGCCAACTAAGCGTCATTGTTGATAATAAGAAA TATTCATCAAATTGTGATTGGATAGAGTCAGCACCATATAGAACGATTAGTGTTCGTGATGCAATGTCTGATTTACCTAATATCCGAAATGGGTGGAATACAGAAGAAATGGCTTATAGCGACGAGCCAATATCCCACTTTcaaagaaaa GTAAGACCTAAAGAACCAGATGCAATATTGAGAGACCATATTTGCAAAGATATGGCTCCACTAGTTGAAGCGCGCATAGCACATATTCCGACTGCGAGTGGATCTGATTGGCGAGATTTACCAAATATTGCAGTGCGTTTAAGTGATGGAACATACtcaaaaaaatt AGAATATCTGTATCATGATAAGAAAGCAGGTAAGAGTTCTACTGGAGCACATCGTGGCGTATGTAGTTGTTGCGCGGGCAAGATGTGTGACCCAATAGCTAGACAGTATAATACTTTGATCCCGTGGTGTTTACCTCATACTGGAAGACGTCATAATCATTGGGCGGGCTTATATGGTAGATTAGAATGGGATGGATATTTCGGTACTACTATCACTAATCCTGAACCTATGGGCAAACAG GGCCGTGTCCTACATCCGGAACAAACCAGAGTTGTCAGTGTAAGAGAGTGTGCTAGATCACAAGGTTTCCCGGACTCTTTTCGCTTTTACGGAAATATACTTGATAAACATCGTCAAATTGGTAACGCAGTTCCACCACCATTGGGTGCTGCTTTGGGTttcgaaattagaaaatgcTTAGGAAATGACGATGTCAATCATATAGAAAAGAAGATGGAAGATTTTCAAGATtga